From Lysinibacillus sp. SGAir0095, the proteins below share one genomic window:
- a CDS encoding QueT transporter family protein: protein MKVKFLATTGIIAALYIAVTMLVAPFGFTEIQFRVSEMFNHLVAFNPRYMLGIVIGVFISNLFSPLGVYDLVFGVGHSIITLAIFILICKFVKNTLLRLIINTFLFTCTMFIIAFELNLALELPFLWTWVTCAIGEFVVLAIGVPIMHLLNKRLNFKDLI from the coding sequence ATGAAAGTAAAATTTTTGGCAACGACAGGGATTATTGCAGCTCTTTATATTGCTGTTACCATGTTAGTTGCACCGTTTGGATTTACGGAGATTCAATTCCGTGTATCTGAGATGTTTAATCACCTAGTAGCGTTTAATCCACGCTATATGTTAGGAATTGTCATTGGTGTATTTATCTCCAACCTCTTCTCACCACTAGGAGTCTATGATTTAGTATTCGGGGTTGGCCACTCGATTATTACACTTGCAATCTTTATTTTGATTTGTAAGTTTGTAAAAAACACATTGCTGCGATTAATCATTAACACTTTTCTTTTCACGTGTACAATGTTCATTATCGCGTTTGAATTAAATCTGGCACTTGAACTACCTTTCCTTTGGACATGGGTTACTTGTGCAATCGGTGAATTCGTCGTGTTAGCAATTGGTGTGCCAATTATGCATCTATTAAATAAACGATTAAACTTTAAAGATTTAATCTAA
- a CDS encoding ABC transporter substrate-binding protein has protein sequence MKNSTKKISFLLFGLVLLLAACGGSETSTESTGDTSTGTTEEGKTFKVGITQIVEHPSLDAATEGFKAALEEAGLEVEFVEENAQNDQSMNTTIAQNLVNEGVDLIFANSTPSAQAVKGATSDIPILFTSVTDAVGAELIDSMEAPGGNVTGTVDLHPDTIANTVTFLKDELGAKKVGTVYNTGEQNSVAQIEQVKGLLEEAGLELVEAAVSTSAEVKQATESLLGKVDSLYIITDNTVVSALESVIEVASANQLPLMVGELDSVERGGLGAYGFEYYDIGYEAGEMAVKILNGEATPSEIPSAYPANLKLLINKGAADTLGLEIGESWNAEVYE, from the coding sequence ATGAAAAATAGTACGAAAAAAATTTCGTTCTTACTATTTGGACTGGTGCTTTTATTAGCCGCTTGTGGTGGTAGTGAAACATCTACCGAATCTACAGGAGATACTAGTACTGGAACAACTGAAGAAGGAAAAACATTCAAAGTAGGAATTACACAAATCGTAGAGCATCCATCATTAGATGCGGCAACTGAAGGTTTTAAAGCAGCATTGGAAGAGGCTGGTTTAGAAGTTGAATTTGTCGAGGAAAATGCCCAAAACGATCAAAGTATGAACACAACAATTGCCCAAAACTTAGTGAATGAAGGTGTTGATTTAATTTTTGCAAATTCAACTCCATCAGCCCAAGCAGTTAAAGGGGCAACATCAGATATTCCAATTCTTTTCACATCTGTTACAGATGCAGTAGGTGCAGAGCTAATCGACTCCATGGAAGCACCAGGTGGAAATGTTACAGGTACGGTTGACTTGCATCCAGATACAATTGCAAATACAGTCACATTTTTAAAAGACGAATTAGGTGCGAAAAAAGTCGGGACAGTATATAACACTGGTGAGCAAAACTCTGTTGCACAAATTGAACAAGTTAAAGGGTTATTGGAAGAGGCTGGTCTTGAATTAGTAGAAGCAGCTGTTTCTACATCAGCAGAGGTAAAACAAGCAACAGAATCATTACTTGGTAAAGTGGATTCGCTTTATATCATTACTGATAACACAGTTGTATCTGCGCTAGAATCAGTAATTGAAGTAGCAAGCGCTAACCAACTTCCTTTAATGGTAGGGGAGCTAGATTCAGTTGAACGTGGCGGATTAGGTGCCTACGGATTTGAATACTATGATATCGGCTATGAAGCTGGGGAAATGGCAGTGAAAATTTTAAATGGAGAAGCTACACCTTCTGAAATTCCATCTGCATATCCTGCAAACCTAAAATTACTTATTAATAAAGGTGCTGCCGATACTTTAGGTCTTGAAATCGGTGAATCCTGGAACGCGGAAGTATACGAATAA
- a CDS encoding ABC transporter permease, with protein MFTAMFGSVEQGIIYAIMALGVYLTFRVLDFPDLTVDGSFVTGAATAAMMIALGYHPILATLMAIVAGFIAGCMTGLLHTKGKINPLLSGILMMIALYSINLRIMGLSAENAIVKPNIPLINADTIFSQFNSFWSNLGIDAALTNFIKNTLGFQSAPSTWGTILVVLIITLIIKFIADWFLKTEVGLAIRATGDNKRMIRSFSANTDGLIVLGLGLSNALVAFSGALIAQYSKFADANMGIGMIVIGLASVIIGEAIFGTKTIFRTTLAVVAGAIIYRIIYAVALRIDWLDTSDMKLITAIIVILALVIPQMVDKRREKKRKEKRRIERLNQQTEMMQGGNHLA; from the coding sequence ATGTTTACAGCGATGTTCGGTTCAGTTGAGCAAGGAATCATCTATGCAATTATGGCACTCGGAGTGTATCTGACATTCCGAGTGTTGGATTTTCCGGATTTAACGGTTGATGGAAGCTTCGTTACTGGGGCAGCTACTGCAGCAATGATGATTGCACTGGGCTACCACCCGATACTAGCTACATTAATGGCAATTGTTGCTGGATTTATTGCAGGATGTATGACAGGTCTATTACACACAAAAGGAAAGATAAATCCATTACTTTCAGGGATTTTAATGATGATTGCGTTATATTCTATCAATCTTCGTATTATGGGATTATCTGCAGAAAATGCAATTGTGAAACCCAATATTCCACTGATAAATGCTGATACAATTTTTTCACAGTTTAATAGTTTTTGGAGTAATTTGGGGATTGATGCAGCTCTAACAAACTTTATAAAAAATACGTTAGGCTTTCAATCAGCTCCATCCACTTGGGGTACCATTTTAGTAGTGTTGATTATTACACTCATCATCAAGTTTATTGCAGATTGGTTCTTAAAAACGGAAGTGGGGCTTGCAATTCGTGCAACAGGCGATAATAAACGAATGATTCGTAGCTTCTCGGCGAACACGGATGGCCTAATTGTATTAGGACTGGGTCTTTCTAATGCCTTAGTTGCATTTTCTGGAGCTTTAATCGCTCAATATTCAAAATTTGCTGATGCAAATATGGGGATTGGGATGATTGTAATTGGTCTTGCATCGGTAATTATCGGGGAAGCCATCTTTGGAACAAAGACAATCTTCCGTACGACACTGGCAGTTGTTGCCGGGGCAATTATTTATCGAATCATTTATGCCGTTGCATTACGTATCGACTGGTTAGACACTTCAGATATGAAGTTAATTACCGCGATTATCGTTATATTAGCATTAGTCATCCCACAAATGGTAGATAAGCGACGCGAGAAAAAACGAAAAGAAAAAAGGCGGATTGAGCGTCTCAATCAGCAAACAGAAATGATGCAAGGAGGGAATCACCTTGCTTAA
- a CDS encoding ABC transporter ATP-binding protein, with protein MLKLEGINKIFNEGTPDEKIALDNINLHLAPGDFVTIIGSNGAGKSTMMNMISGALTPDFGAVTIEGKEVTKLPEYKRSQYIGRVFQDPMAGTAPSMTIEENLAIAYSRNAKRTFRKGVSRTRRDFFKSSLEKLGLGLENRFNAKVGMLSGGERQALSLLMATFTKPSILLLDEHTAALDPSRAELITRLTKQLVEEGNLTTLMVTHNMQQAIDLGNRLIMMDKGQIILSIDEAKKPTLTIPDLMSEFENIRGEKMNSDRALLGS; from the coding sequence TTGCTTAAATTAGAGGGCATCAATAAGATTTTTAATGAAGGCACTCCTGATGAAAAAATCGCCTTAGATAATATTAATCTACATTTAGCACCGGGAGATTTTGTAACTATAATCGGAAGTAATGGTGCTGGAAAATCGACAATGATGAATATGATTTCCGGCGCCTTAACACCTGACTTTGGGGCTGTAACCATTGAAGGGAAAGAAGTAACGAAATTACCGGAATATAAACGTTCTCAATACATCGGTCGAGTCTTCCAAGATCCAATGGCAGGTACTGCACCGTCGATGACAATCGAGGAGAATTTGGCTATAGCGTATTCGCGTAATGCGAAACGGACTTTTAGAAAAGGGGTAAGCCGTACTCGACGCGATTTCTTTAAGTCGTCACTAGAGAAATTGGGGCTAGGGCTTGAAAACCGCTTTAATGCGAAGGTGGGCATGCTTTCAGGTGGAGAGCGCCAAGCGTTATCACTGTTGATGGCAACCTTCACAAAGCCGTCAATTTTATTATTGGATGAACATACAGCTGCCCTCGATCCATCGCGTGCGGAGTTAATCACTCGATTGACAAAGCAATTGGTAGAAGAGGGCAACTTAACAACCTTAATGGTGACGCACAATATGCAGCAAGCAATCGATCTTGGCAACCGATTGATCATGATGGATAAAGGACAAATCATTTTATCGATTGATGAAGCGAAAAAACCAACACTAACAATCCCAGACTTAATGTCGGAATTCGAAAACATCCGCGGAGAAAAAATGAACTCAGACCGGGCGTTACTGGGGAGCTAG
- a CDS encoding nuclease-related domain-containing protein, with the protein MEILKRQKSSKLINLEALLRRLPENEQADYSFYMEQYIVQRKGYDGELWVDQLWNELTIPCRYNLFHSYETINSAGYSHQIDTLLLTPHFIWLIEIKNIG; encoded by the coding sequence ATGGAAATTCTTAAAAGACAAAAATCTAGCAAACTTATAAATCTAGAAGCTTTACTGCGGAGGTTACCTGAAAATGAACAAGCCGATTATAGTTTTTATATGGAGCAGTACATTGTGCAAAGGAAAGGATATGATGGGGAACTCTGGGTAGATCAGTTGTGGAATGAACTAACTATTCCGTGTCGCTACAATCTCTTTCATAGCTATGAAACCATTAATAGCGCAGGTTACTCCCATCAAATTGACACACTCCTTTTGACCCCACATTTCATTTGGCTAATCGAAATAAAGAACATCGGTTGA
- the ilvA gene encoding threonine ammonia-lyase IlvA, with protein sequence MEVVNSKSIAVENVLIAHQHLKDVVLHTPLQKNEYLSEKYKANIYIKREDLQHVRSFKLRGAFYKIKKIEEAARKSGVVCASAGNHAQGVAFACAHLNIKGRIFMPLTTPKQKIDQVRMFGRNNIEIILEGDTFDDSATAAKEYSSEHNMIFIHPFDDLDIIAGQGTVAVEVLNDIEEPLDYIFGGIGGGGLMAGISSYIKNISPNSKVIGVEPAGAASMKAAFDNGGPTTLAKIDKFCDGTAVQCVGTKTYEICNNYLDDIVVVPEGKVSTTILDLYNKHAIVAEPSGALPVSALDFYAEEIVGKSVVVVITGGNNDISRMQEIKEKSLLYEGLLYYFIVNFPQRAGALRQFLTVVLGPNDDITTFEYTKKNNKESGPALVGIEVTHPEDYQGLVNRMRINGFEFTEVNKDSQLFGLLV encoded by the coding sequence ATGGAAGTTGTTAATTCAAAAAGTATCGCTGTGGAAAACGTGTTAATCGCACATCAACATTTAAAGGATGTCGTATTACATACCCCACTTCAAAAGAATGAGTATTTATCTGAAAAATACAAAGCCAATATTTACATTAAACGTGAGGATCTCCAACACGTTCGATCCTTCAAATTACGCGGGGCATTCTATAAAATCAAAAAAATCGAAGAAGCTGCCCGCAAAAGTGGCGTTGTTTGTGCCAGTGCAGGTAACCATGCACAAGGCGTGGCATTTGCCTGTGCACACTTAAACATTAAAGGTAGAATTTTCATGCCATTAACGACGCCAAAGCAAAAAATTGATCAAGTCCGCATGTTTGGTCGCAATAATATCGAAATCATTTTAGAAGGCGATACATTCGATGATTCTGCCACTGCAGCAAAGGAATATAGCTCGGAGCATAATATGATTTTCATCCATCCTTTCGACGATCTAGACATTATCGCCGGACAAGGCACTGTTGCAGTTGAAGTATTAAACGATATCGAGGAACCGCTTGATTACATTTTCGGAGGTATTGGAGGTGGCGGTTTGATGGCCGGTATCTCATCTTATATAAAAAATATATCACCAAACAGCAAGGTAATCGGGGTTGAGCCAGCAGGTGCGGCTAGCATGAAAGCGGCCTTTGATAACGGTGGTCCCACTACTCTGGCGAAAATCGATAAGTTCTGTGACGGTACCGCTGTCCAATGCGTTGGTACAAAAACCTATGAAATTTGCAACAATTATTTAGACGATATTGTCGTTGTTCCTGAAGGAAAAGTAAGTACAACAATTTTGGATTTGTATAATAAGCATGCGATTGTAGCTGAGCCTTCTGGTGCACTTCCCGTTTCTGCACTTGATTTCTATGCTGAAGAAATCGTTGGAAAATCAGTAGTTGTGGTGATCACTGGCGGCAACAATGACATCAGCCGAATGCAGGAAATCAAAGAGAAATCTTTGTTGTATGAGGGACTGCTTTATTACTTTATCGTCAACTTCCCTCAACGTGCTGGCGCCCTACGTCAATTCTTAACAGTAGTGCTAGGGCCAAACGATGACATTACGACTTTCGAATATACAAAGAAAAATAACAAAGAAAGCGGCCCTGCCCTAGTTGGTATCGAAGTCACTCACCCTGAAGACTACCAAGGCCTTGTCAACCGGATGCGCATCAACGGCTTCGAATTCACCGAAGTCAATAAAGATAGTCAACTCTTTGGATTGCTGGTTTAG
- a CDS encoding YjiH family protein: MTKKFSTYTWFLFIFLSLVGIILFITPINTEDGLKVPIAILANTLSANVTGFIHWFAYIVFIIAAVGALIIKFVPETDERTLLDSLFRVNWFWTTMRILAVIFASMYLFQVGPESFTSDITTGLLITPDGGLVTMMFSLFLFAGLLLPLLTDFGLLEFFGSMMVKIMRPLFKIPGRSAIDCLASFVGDGTIGVLLTSRQYEEGNYTAREAATIATTFSVVSITFCFVVLDTVSLNNYFLQFYGSVILVSIILALIMPRIFPLRGKPDTNFNGSTPLESSEIVPEGFNSFSFGLNSALSKADNNKNLGRVIGSGFKNVLEMWFAITPVIMAFGTIALVLAEYTSFFKILGMPFEPILALLQIPFADEAAQTMIVGFADMLLPSILGAGIESELTRFFIATVSVTQLIYMSEVGGLILGTKLPLKIWDLFLIFLIRTLISIPIIALLAHLIF; the protein is encoded by the coding sequence ATGACAAAAAAATTTAGTACATATACATGGTTTCTTTTTATCTTTCTTTCTTTAGTTGGAATTATCTTATTCATTACTCCAATTAATACTGAAGACGGTTTAAAAGTACCCATCGCTATACTTGCCAATACACTTTCTGCTAATGTTACAGGCTTTATTCACTGGTTTGCCTATATCGTCTTTATCATCGCTGCTGTTGGTGCATTAATTATTAAATTCGTACCAGAGACAGACGAAAGAACTTTACTGGATTCTTTATTCCGTGTGAATTGGTTCTGGACAACTATGCGTATTTTAGCTGTGATTTTTGCGAGTATGTATTTATTCCAGGTCGGACCAGAAAGCTTTACAAGTGATATTACTACCGGATTATTAATCACTCCTGACGGCGGTTTAGTAACAATGATGTTCTCATTGTTCTTGTTTGCAGGGTTACTGCTACCTTTATTAACAGACTTTGGTTTACTGGAATTCTTCGGATCCATGATGGTTAAAATAATGCGTCCACTATTTAAAATTCCTGGACGTTCAGCAATTGACTGTTTGGCTTCTTTCGTGGGAGACGGAACAATCGGTGTTCTATTAACAAGCAGACAATATGAGGAAGGTAATTATACTGCTCGAGAAGCTGCTACGATTGCCACAACATTCTCTGTTGTTTCGATTACTTTCTGTTTCGTAGTGCTTGATACAGTAAGTTTAAACAACTATTTCTTACAATTTTATGGTTCGGTAATTTTAGTTTCAATTATTCTTGCGCTCATTATGCCCCGTATCTTCCCATTGCGTGGCAAACCTGATACGAATTTCAATGGCTCCACTCCACTGGAAAGCAGCGAAATCGTACCAGAAGGTTTTAACTCTTTTTCATTCGGTTTAAACAGCGCTTTATCTAAGGCTGATAACAACAAAAATTTAGGAAGAGTAATTGGTTCTGGCTTTAAAAACGTTCTGGAAATGTGGTTCGCGATTACACCGGTTATTATGGCTTTCGGTACAATTGCATTAGTTCTTGCTGAGTACACAAGCTTCTTTAAAATTTTAGGTATGCCATTTGAGCCGATCCTAGCTTTACTGCAAATTCCTTTTGCTGACGAAGCAGCTCAAACAATGATTGTTGGTTTCGCCGATATGTTATTACCTTCTATTTTAGGTGCGGGCATTGAATCCGAGTTAACTCGTTTCTTCATTGCCACAGTATCTGTAACACAATTAATCTACATGTCTGAGGTCGGTGGATTAATTTTAGGAACAAAGCTACCACTTAAAATTTGGGATCTGTTCTTGATTTTCTTAATCCGTACACTTATCTCGATTCCAATCATTGCACTTCTTGCACACTTAATATTCTAA
- the bshB2 gene encoding bacillithiol biosynthesis deacetylase BshB2, protein MSLQPQRQILVVFPHPDDEAFSSAGTIRMYRNMGVPVTYACLTLGEMGRNLGNPPFATRESLPEIRREELKAACEVMGIEDLRMMGLRDKTVEFEDDEKMVSLVKGLIDELNPSLIITFLPGYAVHPDHEATARAVFETVRRMPKENRPTIYAVGFANNTIAEKGEPTLQIDVSSVKLEKVKALQAHASQTAWMIEENAKRTDDGRPMSDSWLHYERFYVINQDIL, encoded by the coding sequence ATGTCATTACAACCACAACGTCAAATTTTAGTAGTCTTCCCTCATCCAGACGATGAAGCTTTCTCATCTGCCGGAACAATTAGAATGTACCGTAATATGGGTGTCCCTGTTACATATGCATGCTTAACTTTAGGTGAAATGGGACGCAATCTTGGCAACCCTCCATTTGCAACTCGTGAATCTTTACCGGAGATTCGCCGCGAAGAGCTAAAGGCTGCCTGTGAAGTTATGGGCATTGAGGATCTAAGAATGATGGGATTACGCGATAAAACCGTGGAATTCGAAGATGATGAAAAAATGGTCAGCTTAGTGAAAGGGTTAATCGATGAGCTCAATCCTTCATTAATCATCACCTTCCTACCTGGATATGCAGTACATCCAGATCATGAAGCAACAGCGCGAGCAGTATTTGAAACGGTACGTCGTATGCCAAAAGAAAATCGCCCAACAATTTATGCTGTGGGCTTTGCCAACAACACCATTGCCGAAAAAGGGGAACCAACTCTTCAAATTGACGTGAGCAGCGTTAAGCTTGAAAAGGTAAAAGCATTACAGGCACATGCTTCCCAAACTGCATGGATGATTGAAGAAAATGCGAAGCGTACTGATGATGGCCGACCGATGAGTGATAGTTGGTTACATTACGAGCGATTTTATGTAATTAACCAGGATATTTTGTAA
- a CDS encoding YojF family protein: MKEVQIDELQELLNSFANKDVYIHLETTNGAYASHFDERVFNAGAFIRNARIRYELAKIINDTPHRVGLKMDHGWVYAQGITHYELDEKGRLLMAGLDFTGKLAVALEISETPFSY; encoded by the coding sequence ATGAAGGAAGTACAAATTGACGAGCTCCAAGAATTGCTTAATTCTTTTGCAAATAAAGATGTTTATATTCATCTAGAAACTACAAATGGAGCCTATGCCTCCCATTTTGATGAAAGAGTATTTAATGCAGGGGCATTTATCCGAAATGCTAGAATTCGTTATGAACTTGCTAAAATAATAAACGATACCCCTCACCGTGTAGGTTTAAAAATGGACCATGGCTGGGTTTATGCACAGGGTATTACCCATTATGAATTAGATGAAAAAGGCCGACTATTGATGGCTGGATTAGACTTTACAGGGAAACTTGCTGTTGCACTAGAAATTAGTGAAACACCATTTTCTTATTAA